The Pusillibacter faecalis genome has a window encoding:
- a CDS encoding rhodanese-like domain-containing protein, translating into MGFFDFLKGPDINEGMERCVATPDAVLLDVRTGAEYQEGHLPGSRNIPVDALPSVDGLPADLGTPLFVYCLSGARSSHAAAVLRRMGYCNVTNIGGINRYRGKVEC; encoded by the coding sequence ACATCAATGAGGGAATGGAACGCTGCGTTGCAACACCGGACGCTGTGCTTCTGGATGTGCGCACAGGCGCGGAATACCAAGAAGGCCATCTCCCTGGCAGCCGAAACATCCCAGTGGATGCGCTGCCGTCTGTCGATGGACTGCCGGCAGACCTGGGCACACCGCTGTTTGTCTACTGCCTGAGCGGGGCCAGAAGCAGCCACGCGGCGGCGGTTCTGCGGCGCATGGGCTATTGCAATGTGACGAATATCGGCGGGATCAACCGATACCGCGGAAAGGTGGAGTGCTAA